One Kineococcus radiotolerans SRS30216 = ATCC BAA-149 DNA window includes the following coding sequences:
- a CDS encoding SigE family RNA polymerase sigma factor, giving the protein MELNYEEFVAARGPALQRLARGLLRNPSDAEDVVQDVLAKALLKWNRISAADDPIAYVNHMLVNESTSFWRRTARREDPRAPEDLPVSAAADATQRFLDRDALLAAVRTLPTKQRSVVALRYLDEMDDERIADILDMTTGAVRVNASRGLATLRAAMKLPATV; this is encoded by the coding sequence GTGGAACTGAACTACGAGGAGTTCGTCGCCGCCCGCGGACCGGCGCTGCAGCGCCTGGCCCGCGGGCTGCTGCGCAACCCCTCCGACGCCGAGGACGTCGTGCAGGACGTCCTGGCCAAGGCCCTGCTGAAGTGGAACCGCATCAGCGCCGCCGACGACCCGATCGCCTACGTCAACCACATGCTGGTCAACGAGTCCACCTCCTTCTGGCGCCGCACCGCGCGCCGGGAGGACCCCCGCGCGCCCGAGGACCTCCCCGTCTCCGCCGCCGCGGACGCCACCCAGCGCTTCCTCGACCGCGACGCGCTGCTCGCCGCGGTGCGCACGCTGCCGACCAAGCAGCGCTCGGTGGTCGCCCTGCGCTACCTCGACGAGATGGACGACGAGCGCATCGCCGACATCCTCGACATGACCACCGGTGCGGTGCGCGTCAACGCCAGCCGCGGGCTGGCGACCCTGCGCGCGGCCATGAAGCTCCCCGCCACCGTCTGA